From a region of the Lactuca sativa cultivar Salinas chromosome 4, Lsat_Salinas_v11, whole genome shotgun sequence genome:
- the LOC111909750 gene encoding uncharacterized protein LOC111909750, whose amino-acid sequence MGDIVTSISKLESCGKLLSQTEKNPNVNVVTLRSGKQTGENSSKKKPREEEEEIEFIPVEVPIVKNDAQAGVPKKTTPLVTPIAIQPPFPSRFETSKKNMEEKEILDTSERYAKFLKEIGTNKRNLKGNEKISMNENTSAVLQRKLPPKCKDPGMFTVPCKIGDVTFSSAMLDLGASINVMPYSMYESLNVGPISETGVIISLTDKSSVFPTGVLEDVLVQVNQLVFPADFYVINLDEQVSSKSGIILLGRPFLKTARTKIDLYAGSLTMEIDGETISFNIYDAMRYPSDVSSLCFIDFVEPLNQELFELCDDDMLEMVLSKGFGCAK is encoded by the exons atgggagatatagttacatccATAAGCAAGTTGGAATCATGTGGTAAACTCCTttctcaaaccgaaaagaacccaaatgtcaatgtggtgacCTTGAGAAGTGGCAAACAAACCGGAGAAAATAGTTCGAAGAAGAAgccgagggaagaagaggaagagataGAATTTATTCCCGTTGAAGTACCTATAGTCAAGAACGATGCACAAGCCGGAGTTCCAAAGAAGACTACCCCTCTAGTGACACCAATAGCCATTCAACCACCGTTCCCTTCCCGATTTGAAACTTCAAAGAAGaatatggaggagaaagagatCCTGGACACCTCCGAAAG ATATGCAAAATTCTTGAAGGAGATTGGCACCAACAAGAGAAATTTGAAAGGAAATGAGAAAATCTCAATGAACGAAAATACATCTGCAGTTTTACAAAGGAAGCTTCCACCCAAGTGTAAAGATCCCGGAATGTTCACGGTCCCTTGCAAGATTGGAGATGTCACTTTTAGTAGTGCTATGCTTGATCTTGGTGCCTCTATCAATGTCATGCCCTACTCGATGTATGAATCATTGAATGTCGGACCCATAAGTGAAACCGGTGTCATAATCTCTCTTACGGATAAATCAAGTGTCTTTCCTACAGGTGTTTTGGAAGATGTCCTAGTGCAAGTAAACCAATTGGTCTTCCCGGCGGATTTCTATGTAATTAACCTAGATGAACAAGTATCCTCAAAATCGGGTATAATCTTACTTGGGAGACCATTCTTGAAGACGGCTagaacaaagattgatttgtATGCAGGAAGCTTAACAATGGAAATTGATGGTGAAACAATAAGTTTTAACATTTATGATGCTATGAGGTATCCTAGTGATGTTTCATCTTTGTGCTTTATAGATTTTGTCGAACCATTAAATCAAGAATTGTTCGAGTTGTGTGATGATGACATGTTGGAGATGGTTTTGAGCAAGGGGTTTGGTTGTGCAAAATAG